The following proteins are encoded in a genomic region of Xylocopa sonorina isolate GNS202 chromosome 14, iyXylSono1_principal, whole genome shotgun sequence:
- the LOC143430471 gene encoding uncharacterized protein LOC143430471 → MIPWFVTMQSTLTLNCVLAMGLFTCIGAITVSIDRSDNKPLTTRSSSMIANGWRPLTNGYEEANIGTNVSPSSNLERNGPLHPVMSKLQEHMASSEKLKPHRKGKPTYHEYNPPSILGSFTVLGHGTPKIREEAPSGHHHATKHIASETQEYSFLVPPPRDAYRFDLDQNRKPILRDNSAYLRQPQFNPHAVHQSPDPVKAATYFIKGYTSTTNPPSSPATSKNRHYAEPYVPQLLHPPRYQAKPFESLKVTNNAKPYFQPPGTALANDFGKDKRLSDYDHRQGYEKYPGQSHSEHGNGNGNFFGQTSHPSNSYKTSYERDPAFLVHESHEISYITPPSIYNPFSNFRPSLPYETLLPPDVFSSSTPTPTTPRTQEQNKYQQQPGDVVQSYKRPGQSTTVKQTENGNGQSELLPTAGIGNTYYVSESQDLTPPPSAWPAPKNKYTSDINEVLPRVNAPSKFNQESIVSNQIPQVPKVVYVSPQAQQPQYQSSVLPIDIRPENVEPEFETPESISLKHFNEQQYLIQQQLLQRDRQRLAEQERQQQLEIEKQQQEELKKRQEELRRLLAQQKEEEEARLAAESAKNQSEQLAKITEEQSPYQLVGYEAPKVTTEQALIITEQSDLGEQPKVQQSQVVQPDYVVSENPVTQSHQYQDHPKPQQEQISYREQQTDLRPYRPRKPSREQYRRRKPSTAAYEPTPTEAPIEIPETSVPVTLHIEEVSLQTTTPEAATLATVSTQKTRIRRPGSPLRRRRPTTTTSEPETVQDVEDFLKYDRPEEVVHQVDVSKRRRIKPTQTTYEESVTEKKANIRKRPGHRNRVNPGEPFEAEIVTEIVHNPNNPVSTYKSPTESIQHYNEYNQFVTNQPSQQFEYTSQQFATVEEQREDTTQTVPVEYYTEITKTKVEEDSSNKSYNQQQDASAVTNIPLEDLFIRTEGNYFDRATVVSSTSSSVTTNTDFNPVVTTIASTTTSTTEQPSTQSPSLSSSTSRPHKIRPIRYGNATRPRFSIKDYKSRLDYKSRLNQVSSTEASVTPSTHTKQRGSNLKSQLNQQQLQNVESLRETTGKYKYVSRMNYRTSSTSPLTPKDQELLVDEGVSSTTERSNRFVPRRRPVNGNVYRSRISGTTSSPRTQNQYENEAQSKPSTARPENVFSSSVRRRPVMKSRPSSQRESSTVAYHERKETEPTEMAAEETSFYSSVTTAGTTKVVVNEIPVEKEETTLTDVPVRLNVSHEAEESETGPSFHSETEKLAEQVPSSTAKVVDESQLKETSVAENYPTIRNEETTTQSNEKEETASSFGLRTEDEELFAKASQSVADLTSSASALYDKPGMFKAVSPDSRVVSSHFKIPTDEPTLPIEAFFQEFSKRS, encoded by the exons CTAACGACGCGGTCATCGTCGATGATCGCAAATGGTTGGCGACCACTGACCAACGGTTACGAAGAAGCAAACATCGGGACCAACGTGTCCCCATCCAGCAATCTCGAGCGGAATGGTCCGTTGCACCCTGTGATGAGCAAGCTTCAAGAGCACATGGCCAGCTCAGAGAAGCTGAAACCGCATCGAAAGGGTAAACCAACCTACCACGAATACAATCCACCCAGTATATTAGGCAGCTTCACGGTTCTGGGCCATGGTACCCCAAAAATCCGCGAGGAGGCTCCATCTGGCCATCACCACGCGACCAAACACATCGCCTCAGAAACTCAAGAGTACTCGTTCCTGGTTCCACCACCAAGAGACGCGTATCGCTTCGACCTGGACCAGAATCGCAAACCCATCTTGCGAGACAACTCTGCGTATCTACGACAGCCTCAGTTCAATCCTCACGCAGTGCATCAGTCACCAGACCCTGTGAAAGCAGCCACGTACTTCATAAAAGGGTACACCTCGACGACTAACCCACCATCCTCGCCAGCAACGTCCAAGAACAGACACTACGCAGAGCCCTACGTGCCACAATTGCTGCACCCACCCAGGTACCAAGCGAAGCCATTCGAGTCGCTGAAAGTCACCAACAATGCGAAGCCTTACTTCCAGCCACCTGGTACGGCGCTGGCTAACGATTTTGGGAAGGACAAGAGGCTGAGCGATTATGATCATAGACAAGGATACGAGAAGTACCCTGGACAGAGTCACAGTGAGCATGGTAATGGtaatgggaatttttttggccaAACGAGCCATCCGTCTAACTCTTACAAGACTTCGTACGAGAGGGACCCAGCGTTCTTGGTCCACGAGAGCCATGAAATTAGTTACATCACTCCTCCGTCTATCTACAACCCTTTCAGCAACTTCAGACCTTCGTTGCCTTATGAAACTCTTCTGCCACCTGATGTattctcctcgtctacgccaACACCCACCACACCTCGCACTCAGGAACAGAATAAGTATCAGCAGCAGCCTGGAGACGTCGTGCAGAGTTACAAGAGGCCTGGACAGAGTACCACGGTGAAGCAGACGGAGAATGGTAATGGACAGAGCGAACTTCTGCCCACTGCAGGTATTGGTAACACTTATTACGTGTCAGAGTCGCAGGATCTCACTCCACCGCCATCTGCTTGGCCAGCACCGAAGAACAAGTACACTTCAGACATAAACGAGGTTCTCCCTAGAGTAAATGCACCGTCTAAGTTTAACCAGGAGTCCATAGTGTCGAACCAGATCCCACAAGTTCCAAAAGTGGTCTACGTTAGCCCTCAAGCGCAACAACCGCAGTACCAAAGCTCAGTTCTGCCGATTGATATTCGACCAGAGAATGTGGAACCTGAGTTCGAGACTCCAGAGAGTATATCGTTGAAGCATTTCAACGAACAACAGTATCTGATCCAGCAACAGTTGCTGCAGAGGGATCGACAGAGGCTGGCGGAGCAGGAGAGGCAACAGCAGTTGGAGATCGAGAAGCAGCAGCAGGAAGAGCTGAAGAAGAGGCAGGAGGAATTGAGGCGGTTGCTGGCGCAGCagaaggaagaggaagaggcgaGGTTGGCTGCAGAATCTGCGAAGAATCAGTCGGAACAGTTGGCCAAAATCACTGAAGAGCAGTCTCCGTATCAGCTGGTGGGATACGAGGCCCCCAAAGTTACCACGGAACAGGCTCTAATTATTACTGAGCAGAGCGATCTTGGCGAACAACCAAAGGTTCAACAGTCTCAG GTAGTGCAACCAGACTACGTGGTCTCAGAGAACCCTGTCACCCAGAGCCACCAGTACCAAGATCATCCAAAGCCTCAGCAAGAGCAGATCAGTTATCGAGAGCAGCAAACGGACCTGCGACCTTACAGACCTCGCAAGCCATCTCGCGAGCAATATAGAAGACGCAAGCCAAGCACAGCTGCGTACGAGCCAACCCCAACAGAAGCTCCCATCGAGATTCCAGAAACCTCTGTGCCAGTGACATTGCACATCGAGGAGGTATCCTTGCAGACAACCACACCAGAAGCAGCGACACTCGCGACAGTGAGCACGCAGAAGACCAGAATTCGAAGGCCAGGTTCTCCACTGCGTCGAAGGAGGCCAACGACGACCACTTCTGAACCAGAGACCGTACAGGACGTAGAGGACTTCCTGAAGTACGACAGACCAGAGGAAGTGGTGCACCAGGTGGACGTGTCGAAGAGAAGGAGGATCAAACCGACGCAGACGACGTACGAGGAGTCAGTGACGGAGAAGAAGGCGAACATTCGAAAGAGACCTGGTCACAGGAACAGGGTAAACCCTGGAGAGCCATTCGAGGCTGAGATCGTCACAGAAATCGTTCACAATCCCAATAATCCTGTGAGTACGTACAAGAGCCCAACAGAGTCTATCCAACATTACAACGAGTACAACCAGTTCGTGACGAATCAACCGAGTCAGCAGTTCGAGTACACGTCGCAGCAGTTTGCGACAGTGGAGGAGCAGAGAGAAGACACGACGCAGACGGTGCCTGTAGAGTATTACACTGAGATTACGAAGACGAAGGTAGAGGAGGACTCGAGCAACAAGAGCTACAACCAGCAACAGGATGCTAGCGCGGTCACGAATATTCCTCTGGAGGACCTGTTTATCAGGACAGAAGGCAATTACTTTGACAGAGCTACAGTGGTGTCCTCGACCAGCAGCAGCGTGACCACCAATACAGATTTCAATCCAGTTGTAACCACGATTGCGTCGACAACTACGTCGACAACAGAGCAACCAAGCACGCAGTCTCCTTCTTTAAGCTCCTCGACGAGCAGACCTCACAAAATTCGACCAATCAGGTATGGCAACGCGACCAGACCAAGGTTCAGCATCAAGGACTACAAGAGTCGATTGGATTACAAGAGCAGACTGAACCAAGTCTCGAGTACTGAAGCGTCAGTGACACCAAGCACGCATACGAAGCAGAGAGGCTCTAATTTAAAGAGTCAGCTGAACCAACAGCAGCTGCAGAACGTGGAGAGTCTCAGAGAGACCACAGGCAAGTACAAGTACGTCTCCAGGATGAATTACAGGACATCCTCGACCAGTCCACTGACGCCAAAGGATCAAGAACTGTTGGTAGACGAGGGAGTCTCGTCTACGACAGAACGATCGAACCGTTTCGTGCCAAGGAGGAGGCCAGTTAACGGCAACGTGTACAGGAGCAGGATATCCGGGACCACGAGCAGTCCAAGGACTCAGAATCAATACGAAAACGAGGCCCAGTCGAAGCCAAGTACGGCCAGGCCAGAGAACGTGTTCTCTTCGTCAGTACGAAGGCGACCAGTGATGAAAAGCAGACCATCCTCGCAGAGAGAGAGCTCAACAGTGGCGTACCACGAAAGGAAGGAGACTGAGCCCACTGAAATGGCTGCAGAAGAAACCAGTTTCTACTCCTCTGTGACAACAGCAGGCACAACTAAAGTTGTTGTCAACGAGATCCCCGTTGAAAAGGAGGAAACCACCTTAACAGATGTCCCAGTTAGGCTGAACGTTAGCCACGAAGCGGAGGAAAGTGAAACTGGGCCCAGTTTTCACAGTGAAACTGAAAAACTCGCGGAACAGGTTCCCAGCAGCACCGCCAAAGTCGTGGACGAGAGCCAGCTGAAGGAAACCAGCGTTGCAGAGAACTATCCCACGATCAGGAACGAGGAAACGACCACGCAGAGCAACGAGAAAGAGGAGACGGCTAGCAGTTTTGGTCTTAGAACCGAGGACGAGGAGTTGTTCGCGAAAGCGTCGCAAAGCGTCGCTGACCTGACCAGTTCCGCGTCTGCTCTTTACGACAAGCCTGGAATGTTCAAGGCGGTCTCTCCTGACAGCAGAGTGGTCTCGTCGCACTTCAAGATACCCACAGACGAACCCACTCTGCCCATCGAGGCGTTCTTCCAAGAGTTCTCGAAGAGAAGTTAA